The Prochlorococcus marinus str. MIT 9301 genome window below encodes:
- a CDS encoding NAD+ synthase: protein MKFLLAQINPVVGDLEGNAQKILNIASKASSISADFVLTPELSLWGYPANDLLFKKNLIKNQSQILDQLALDINKKYGNLSITVGIAEKVNDSFFPNLYNSIALVEGGEWKIIARKIILPTYEVFDEKRYFRSEEKVSVLIKQIKNKTWRLGFTICEDLWVNKDIEGRGIHRKNPIIDLKKKKVDILVNLSASPYTLKKLELRSKVSSFAAQYLQVPLIYVNQIGANDNLIFDGNSFILDKNGSKIKQLKSFSEDLSSWEIEQTKPEKNEFKNSEMSSIFDALVLGVKDYAKKCGFKTALVGLSGGIDSALVSAIATAALGSDNVYCVSMPSKWSSSHSKSDAKDLARRLKISFKSIPIENLMSSFEESFIKTISFEMAEITNQNIQSRIRGTLLMALANQEKHLLLSTGNKSELAVGYCTLYGDMNGGLSVIGDLYKTNVFKLCNWLDSEDSINSRKLYMLNTSVDIIGENIRTKAPSAELGPDQLDTDSLPPYSILDKILKGIIEEKKDLQQLEEDGYKKDLILKIISLIKKAEFKRKQAPPILKLSSQSLGSDWRVPIAISY, encoded by the coding sequence ATGAAATTTTTACTTGCCCAAATAAATCCAGTTGTTGGAGATTTAGAGGGCAATGCACAAAAAATACTTAATATTGCTTCGAAAGCTAGCTCAATTTCTGCTGATTTTGTTCTTACTCCAGAATTGTCATTATGGGGATATCCTGCAAATGACTTACTTTTTAAAAAAAATTTAATCAAAAATCAATCCCAAATTCTTGATCAATTAGCTTTAGATATTAATAAAAAATATGGAAACTTAAGCATCACAGTCGGAATAGCTGAGAAGGTAAATGATTCGTTTTTTCCTAATCTGTATAATTCTATTGCGTTGGTTGAGGGCGGTGAATGGAAAATAATTGCTCGGAAAATTATTCTTCCCACTTATGAAGTATTTGATGAGAAAAGATACTTTAGATCAGAAGAAAAAGTTTCCGTATTGATTAAACAAATTAAAAATAAAACTTGGCGACTTGGCTTTACTATATGTGAAGATTTATGGGTCAATAAAGATATAGAAGGTAGAGGAATCCATAGAAAAAATCCCATTATTGATTTAAAGAAAAAAAAAGTTGATATTTTAGTAAATTTATCAGCCTCCCCATATACTCTGAAAAAATTAGAGCTGAGATCCAAGGTTTCCAGTTTTGCTGCACAATATCTTCAAGTGCCGCTGATTTATGTTAATCAGATTGGAGCAAATGATAATTTAATTTTTGATGGAAATAGTTTTATTCTTGATAAGAATGGATCAAAAATTAAGCAATTAAAATCTTTTTCGGAAGATCTCTCCAGCTGGGAAATTGAGCAAACAAAACCTGAAAAAAATGAATTTAAAAACTCCGAAATGTCATCAATTTTTGATGCATTAGTCCTTGGTGTTAAAGATTATGCAAAAAAATGTGGATTTAAAACAGCTTTAGTTGGATTAAGTGGTGGTATTGATTCAGCACTTGTCTCAGCAATTGCTACAGCAGCTCTAGGAAGTGATAATGTTTATTGCGTTTCAATGCCCTCTAAGTGGAGCTCATCTCATTCAAAGAGTGATGCAAAAGATTTAGCAAGAAGATTAAAGATAAGTTTCAAGAGCATTCCAATTGAAAACTTGATGAGCTCTTTTGAGGAATCATTTATAAAAACCATATCTTTCGAGATGGCTGAAATAACAAATCAAAATATTCAGTCAAGGATAAGAGGCACGCTTCTTATGGCTTTAGCAAATCAAGAAAAGCATTTGTTACTGTCAACAGGAAACAAATCAGAACTAGCCGTAGGATATTGCACACTTTATGGTGATATGAATGGGGGATTATCTGTAATTGGTGATTTATATAAAACTAATGTTTTTAAATTATGCAATTGGCTTGATAGTGAAGATTCAATTAATAGTAGAAAGTTATATATGTTAAATACTAGTGTAGATATAATTGGAGAAAACATACGTACGAAAGCTCCAAGTGCCGAATTAGGTCCTGATCAACTAGATACTGACTCTCTACCACCTTACTCTATTTTAGATAAAATTCTTAAAGGAATTATTGAAGAGAAAAAAGATTTACAACAACTAGAAGAAGATGGTTATAAAAAAGATTTAATTTTAAAAATTATCTCACTCATAAAAAAAGCGGAATTTAAAAGAAAGCAGGCTCCTCCAATCCTAAAACTAAGCAGTCAATCATTAGGAAGTGACTGGAGAGTTCCCATAGCAATATCTTATTAA
- a CDS encoding DUF3326 domain-containing protein, with protein sequence MENSPTIFIVPTGIGCELGGFAGDALPTAKLLASASGCLITHPNVMNGGTLSEKNKNIFYVEGYSLDRLAKGEIALQRVKQQKIGIIFDSAIEKEILVRHLQVADACVSTLGINVHSYAITKKPLNIVIDSDSSKISGGIIENPDTLIDAGKCLIEKGVTAIAIVAKFPDDPDSLETNIYREGKGIDPIAGVEAVISHLISKFLKVPCAHAPALNPIELNEKLDPRAAAEEIGYTFLPSVLIGLSNAPDIVELPAKNKLISLHPDHIESIVVPNGALGGEAVLAGIEKGLNIISVKNPNTLKVTNEFYSYPNLFEVDNYLEAAGIIIAIKKGINLDSVKRPLKKIQRCS encoded by the coding sequence ATGGAAAATTCACCAACAATATTCATTGTTCCAACTGGTATTGGTTGTGAACTAGGCGGTTTTGCTGGGGATGCACTTCCTACCGCTAAATTATTAGCATCGGCAAGTGGGTGTTTAATTACTCATCCAAATGTTATGAATGGCGGTACTCTTTCTGAAAAAAATAAAAATATTTTTTATGTTGAGGGTTATAGTTTAGACCGACTTGCTAAAGGAGAAATCGCTTTACAGAGGGTAAAGCAACAGAAAATTGGGATAATTTTTGATTCAGCCATTGAAAAAGAAATATTAGTAAGACATTTACAAGTTGCTGATGCATGTGTCTCTACTTTAGGGATTAATGTTCATTCTTATGCGATTACAAAAAAGCCATTAAACATAGTTATTGATTCTGATTCTTCAAAAATAAGTGGTGGCATAATTGAAAATCCAGATACTCTAATTGATGCTGGAAAATGTTTAATAGAAAAAGGAGTTACGGCAATAGCAATTGTGGCAAAATTTCCAGATGATCCAGATTCTTTAGAAACAAATATCTATCGAGAAGGGAAAGGGATTGATCCTATTGCTGGAGTCGAAGCAGTTATAAGTCATTTAATAAGCAAATTTTTAAAAGTTCCCTGTGCTCATGCACCTGCTTTAAATCCAATTGAATTGAATGAAAAATTAGATCCTCGTGCAGCTGCAGAAGAAATAGGATACACTTTTTTACCATCTGTACTGATTGGGTTAAGCAATGCACCTGATATTGTTGAATTGCCTGCTAAAAATAAATTAATCTCACTCCACCCTGATCACATTGAATCGATTGTTGTTCCTAATGGTGCATTAGGAGGAGAAGCAGTACTAGCAGGGATTGAAAAAGGTTTAAATATTATCTCTGTAAAAAATCCAAATACATTAAAAGTGACAAATGAGTTTTATAGTTATCCCAATCTTTTTGAAGTTGATAATTATTTAGAAGCTGCAGGCATAATTATTGCTATCAAAAAAGGTATCAACCTTGATTCAGTTAAACGGCCTTTAAAAAAAATCCAACGGTGTTCTTAA
- a CDS encoding 2Fe-2S iron-sulfur cluster-binding protein yields the protein MPEYNIKVQFEQKTFNFLCSEDQDIISAAKMNGIDLPSSCCSGVCTDCASMILEGSVDQEDAMGLNDDLREKGFALLCVAYPKSDLNIVIGKEVEDDLYNDQFGKYQK from the coding sequence ATGCCTGAATATAATATCAAAGTTCAATTTGAGCAAAAGACTTTTAATTTTTTATGTTCTGAGGATCAAGATATTATTTCAGCGGCAAAAATGAATGGAATAGATTTGCCAAGTAGTTGTTGTTCAGGAGTTTGTACAGATTGTGCATCCATGATATTGGAAGGATCCGTAGATCAAGAAGATGCTATGGGATTGAATGATGATTTAAGGGAAAAGGGCTTTGCACTTTTGTGTGTAGCATACCCAAAGTCAGATTTGAATATTGTTATAGGGAAAGAAGTCGAAGATGATTTATATAATGATCAATTTGGTAAATATCAAAAATGA
- a CDS encoding F0F1 ATP synthase subunit gamma, with translation MANLKEIRDRIVSVKNTRKITEAMRLVAAAKVRRAQDQVLKSRPFADKLARVLENIQSRVQFEAVDSPLLSKREVKSISLVCITADRGLCGGYNTNIIKKVEIRYAELVKQGYQPNLILVGKKAIGYFQNRKDRYVIKSTFKELEQVPTVKDSEGVTNEILAEFLSENSDRVEIIYTKFITLVSCAPVVQTLLPLDPQGIAEENDEIFRLTTKDSKLLVEKSNIEKSDSEKLPSDIVFEQSPDQLLDSLLPLYLQNQVLRALQESAASELACRMTAMNNASDNAKELASTLNLTYNKARQAAITQEILEVVGGSVV, from the coding sequence ATGGCAAATCTTAAAGAGATTAGAGATCGAATCGTTTCCGTTAAAAATACAAGAAAAATAACGGAGGCCATGAGACTTGTTGCAGCTGCAAAAGTTAGGAGAGCTCAAGATCAAGTTCTTAAGAGTAGACCTTTTGCAGATAAACTTGCACGAGTCTTAGAAAATATTCAATCTAGAGTACAATTTGAGGCTGTGGATTCTCCTCTATTATCCAAGAGAGAAGTAAAGAGTATCTCCTTGGTTTGTATAACTGCGGATAGAGGTTTATGCGGTGGATACAATACAAATATTATAAAAAAGGTAGAAATAAGATACGCAGAATTAGTCAAACAAGGGTATCAGCCAAATTTAATTTTGGTAGGGAAGAAAGCTATTGGATATTTTCAAAATAGAAAGGATAGATATGTTATAAAAAGTACTTTCAAAGAACTAGAACAGGTTCCCACAGTTAAGGACTCTGAAGGAGTTACAAATGAGATTTTAGCCGAATTTCTCTCAGAAAATTCTGATAGAGTAGAAATTATTTACACGAAATTCATCACTTTAGTTAGCTGTGCCCCTGTCGTTCAAACACTTTTGCCACTTGACCCTCAAGGAATCGCTGAGGAAAACGATGAAATTTTTAGGTTGACCACAAAAGATAGTAAGTTACTTGTTGAAAAATCAAATATTGAAAAAAGTGATTCAGAGAAGTTGCCATCAGATATTGTTTTTGAACAAAGTCCTGATCAACTATTAGATTCCCTACTACCATTATATTTACAGAATCAGGTACTAAGAGCTCTTCAAGAGTCGGCAGCTTCAGAACTTGCTTGCAGGATGACTGCTATGAATAATGCAAGTGATAATGCTAAAGAATTAGCAAGTACTTTGAATCTAACCTATAACAAAGCCAGACAAGCAGCTATTACACAAGAAATATTAGAAGTTGTAGGAGGTTCAGTAGTTTAG
- the atpA gene encoding F0F1 ATP synthase subunit alpha, protein MVSIRPDEISSILKQQITDYDQSVSVSNVGTVLQIGDGIARIYGLDQVMAGELLEFEDGTEGIALNLEDDNVGAVLMGEALGVQEGSNVKSTGKIASVPVGEAMQGRVVNPLGQPIDGKGEIPTSDTRLIEEMAPGIIKRRSVHEPMQTGITSIDAMIPVGRGQRELIIGDRQTGKSAIAIDTIINQKGQDVVCVYVAIGQKSASVANIVEVLRERGALDYTVVVSAGASEPAALQYLAPYTGAAIAEHFMYQGKATLVIYDDLTKQAQAYRQMSLLLKRPPGREAYPGDVFYLHSRLLERAAKLSDAMGGGSMTALPIIETQAGDVSAYIPTNVISITDGQIFLSADLFNSGLRPAINVGISVSRVGGAAQTKAIKKIAGTLKLELAQFDELAAFSQFASDLDEATQQQLERGKRLRELLKQPQFSPLNLAEQVAVVYAGVKGLIDEVPVEDVTKFATELREYLKLNKAEFIEEILKEKKLNDGLEATLKEVINEVKSSMLATV, encoded by the coding sequence ATGGTATCTATACGCCCTGATGAAATCAGTTCAATCTTAAAACAACAAATAACTGATTATGACCAATCTGTAAGTGTTAGCAATGTAGGAACTGTTCTGCAAATCGGTGATGGCATTGCAAGAATATATGGCTTAGATCAGGTCATGGCAGGTGAGCTATTGGAATTTGAAGATGGTACCGAAGGTATAGCTTTAAATCTTGAAGATGATAATGTTGGGGCCGTTTTGATGGGAGAGGCACTTGGTGTCCAAGAAGGGAGTAACGTTAAGTCCACAGGTAAAATTGCATCTGTTCCCGTTGGTGAAGCAATGCAGGGGAGAGTTGTTAACCCTCTCGGACAACCAATAGATGGGAAAGGGGAAATTCCAACAAGTGATACTAGATTGATTGAAGAAATGGCTCCTGGAATAATCAAGAGAAGATCAGTGCATGAGCCAATGCAAACAGGTATTACATCTATTGATGCAATGATTCCTGTTGGAAGAGGTCAAAGAGAATTAATTATTGGTGATAGACAAACTGGAAAGTCGGCAATTGCTATCGATACGATAATTAACCAAAAAGGTCAAGACGTAGTATGTGTTTACGTAGCTATTGGTCAGAAGTCAGCATCAGTAGCAAATATAGTAGAGGTATTAAGAGAGAGGGGAGCCCTAGATTATACAGTAGTTGTTAGTGCAGGAGCTTCAGAACCAGCTGCTTTACAGTACTTAGCACCTTATACCGGTGCAGCAATTGCTGAACATTTTATGTATCAGGGTAAAGCAACACTTGTTATTTATGATGATCTAACGAAACAAGCTCAGGCTTATAGACAAATGTCTCTCCTTTTAAAAAGACCACCAGGAAGAGAGGCTTATCCAGGAGATGTTTTCTACTTACACAGTAGATTACTAGAAAGAGCAGCAAAACTTTCTGATGCTATGGGAGGGGGATCTATGACAGCTCTTCCAATTATTGAAACTCAGGCAGGGGACGTTTCTGCTTACATTCCAACTAATGTTATTTCAATTACAGATGGACAAATATTCTTGAGTGCAGATTTATTTAACTCAGGATTAAGACCAGCTATTAATGTTGGTATTTCCGTTAGCCGTGTTGGAGGAGCCGCTCAGACAAAAGCAATTAAAAAAATTGCAGGAACTTTAAAATTAGAACTCGCACAGTTTGATGAACTAGCTGCTTTTTCTCAATTTGCATCTGATCTTGATGAAGCAACTCAGCAACAACTTGAACGGGGCAAAAGATTAAGAGAGTTATTAAAGCAACCTCAATTCTCTCCGTTGAACCTTGCAGAACAAGTTGCAGTTGTTTATGCAGGAGTTAAAGGTCTTATTGATGAGGTTCCTGTTGAAGATGTTACTAAATTTGCAACTGAACTTCGCGAATACTTAAAGCTAAATAAAGCGGAATTTATAGAAGAGATTCTTAAAGAAAAGAAATTAAATGATGGACTAGAAGCGACGCTAAAAGAAGTGATAAATGAAGTTAAATCATCAATGCTTGCCACAGTTTAA
- the atpH gene encoding ATP synthase F1 subunit delta: MPLLNSVTTPYAEALLQVVNENSQTEEMVSEVKQLLELINNSPELEKALSSPILETDAKKKIINEIFSKKVNSSLLNFLKLLADRQRIGILTSILDRFLEIYRENSNIALATVTSAVELTDEQKGLITKKIINIAGTEKLELVTKIDPSLIGGFVASVGSKVIDASLASQIRKLGLSLSK, encoded by the coding sequence ATGCCACTTTTAAATTCAGTTACTACACCATACGCAGAGGCATTACTTCAAGTTGTGAATGAAAATTCGCAAACTGAAGAGATGGTTTCTGAAGTTAAACAACTCCTGGAATTAATAAATAATTCCCCTGAATTGGAGAAGGCACTATCCTCTCCGATTTTAGAGACAGATGCTAAGAAGAAAATTATTAATGAAATTTTTTCAAAAAAGGTAAATTCTTCTTTACTGAATTTCTTAAAATTATTGGCCGATAGGCAAAGAATTGGAATTCTTACTTCAATTCTTGATAGGTTTTTAGAGATTTACCGAGAAAATAGTAATATTGCTTTGGCAACTGTTACTTCTGCAGTCGAGCTTACTGATGAACAGAAAGGTTTAATTACCAAAAAGATCATCAATATTGCTGGAACAGAAAAATTAGAACTTGTAACTAAAATCGACCCATCTCTTATTGGTGGTTTCGTCGCCAGTGTAGGATCAAAAGTAATTGATGCTTCTCTTGCTTCACAAATAAGAAAACTTGGCTTATCCCTTTCCAAGTAA
- a CDS encoding F0F1 ATP synthase subunit B, translated as MNLTLFATEGFGLNFNLFETNILNWAVVVFGLYKFLPGFLGKMLQKRREGILLELKDAEDRLLNATQALEKAKKDLSSAEEKASQIKADSLKRSESIRMESEKKAIEEMARIKQSAISDESSEASRAISQLRKEAVELAIKKALDSLPNRLDKTTQENLVTQSINNIEVN; from the coding sequence ATGAATTTAACTCTTTTTGCTACAGAAGGTTTTGGATTAAATTTTAATTTATTCGAAACTAATATCCTTAATTGGGCTGTAGTAGTTTTCGGTCTTTATAAATTTTTGCCTGGTTTCCTAGGTAAAATGCTTCAAAAAAGGAGAGAAGGAATCCTTCTTGAATTAAAAGATGCTGAAGATCGACTCCTAAATGCAACTCAAGCTTTAGAAAAGGCGAAGAAAGATTTATCTTCAGCAGAAGAAAAAGCATCTCAAATAAAAGCCGATTCCCTTAAAAGATCTGAATCAATCAGAATGGAAAGTGAGAAAAAAGCGATAGAGGAGATGGCACGAATTAAACAAAGTGCAATCTCTGATGAGAGCTCTGAAGCATCCAGAGCAATTTCTCAACTTCGAAAAGAAGCTGTTGAACTGGCAATTAAGAAAGCTTTAGATTCTCTCCCAAATCGACTTGATAAAACAACACAAGAAAATTTGGTAACTCAATCAATTAACAATATTGAGGTGAACTAA
- a CDS encoding F0F1 ATP synthase subunit B', translated as MLAFNFFGATEGGLFDINATLPLMAIQVVALTYILNSLFFKPVGNVVEKREKFVSNNVIEAKNKLSEVKKLEADLLTQLQSARTEAQRIVSEAEDESDKLYKEALELANNEANASKEKARLEIESQTSAARDQLSKQADVLSELIVNRLILEK; from the coding sequence ATGTTGGCCTTTAATTTTTTTGGTGCTACAGAAGGTGGATTATTTGATATAAATGCCACTTTGCCACTCATGGCGATACAAGTAGTTGCCCTTACTTACATATTAAATTCTCTCTTTTTTAAGCCTGTTGGCAATGTTGTAGAAAAAAGAGAAAAGTTTGTAAGTAATAATGTTATTGAGGCCAAAAATAAACTTTCTGAGGTTAAAAAATTAGAAGCTGATTTATTAACTCAGCTTCAAAGTGCTCGTACAGAAGCCCAAAGAATTGTTAGCGAAGCTGAGGATGAGTCTGACAAGCTTTATAAAGAAGCACTAGAACTTGCTAACAACGAGGCAAATGCTTCAAAAGAAAAAGCAAGACTAGAAATTGAAAGTCAGACGTCTGCTGCTCGTGATCAACTTTCTAAACAGGCTGATGTTCTAAGCGAACTTATTGTTAATAGATTGATTCTAGAAAAATGA
- the atpE gene encoding ATP synthase F0 subunit C, whose protein sequence is MDSITSAASVVAAGLAVGLGAIGPGLGQGNAAQGAVEGIARQPEAEGKIRGTLLLSFAFMESLTIYGLVVALVLLFANPFS, encoded by the coding sequence ATGGATTCGATTACTTCCGCTGCATCAGTTGTAGCTGCTGGTTTAGCAGTTGGTCTTGGTGCTATTGGCCCAGGTCTTGGACAAGGTAACGCAGCTCAAGGAGCTGTTGAGGGTATTGCCCGTCAACCAGAAGCTGAAGGTAAAATCAGAGGAACTCTTCTTTTATCTTTCGCTTTCATGGAGTCATTAACAATTTACGGATTAGTTGTGGCTTTGGTACTACTTTTTGCGAATCCTTTTTCCTAA
- the atpB gene encoding F0F1 ATP synthase subunit A: protein MFFNSLLTNFAALEVGQHLYWQIGNIRLHGQVFLTSWILLGALLVFISLGTKKMENDPKGLQNLLEFLWDYIRDLARTQIGEKVYRDWMPFIGTLFLFVFVSNWGGALIPWRLIKLPSGELGAPTADINTTIALALLVSLSYFYAGLSNKGWRYFEYYVHPTPIMLPFKILEDFTKPLSLSFRLFGNILADELVVGVLVFLVPLILPIPVMFLGLFTSAIQALIFATLAAYYIGEAVEEHH, encoded by the coding sequence ATGTTTTTTAATTCCTTGCTAACAAATTTTGCAGCATTAGAAGTTGGTCAACATCTTTATTGGCAAATTGGAAATATCAGACTACATGGGCAGGTATTTTTAACATCTTGGATTTTACTAGGAGCGTTATTAGTTTTTATTTCTTTAGGAACTAAAAAGATGGAAAATGATCCTAAAGGCCTTCAAAACTTGCTTGAGTTTCTTTGGGATTACATAAGAGATCTTGCTAGGACGCAAATAGGTGAAAAAGTTTACAGAGATTGGATGCCATTTATAGGTACTTTATTTTTATTCGTCTTTGTTAGTAATTGGGGAGGAGCTTTAATTCCTTGGAGATTGATTAAATTACCTAGTGGAGAATTAGGAGCACCTACTGCTGATATTAATACAACTATAGCCTTGGCTTTATTGGTTTCACTTTCTTATTTCTATGCAGGTTTAAGTAATAAGGGTTGGAGATACTTCGAATACTATGTTCACCCAACTCCGATTATGCTTCCTTTTAAAATTCTAGAGGATTTTACTAAACCTTTATCACTCTCTTTCAGGCTATTTGGAAATATTTTGGCTGATGAACTTGTTGTTGGTGTTTTAGTCTTTTTAGTTCCGCTAATTCTTCCAATACCTGTTATGTTCCTAGGATTATTTACTAGTGCAATTCAGGCATTGATTTTCGCAACTTTAGCGGCCTACTACATCGGAGAAGCTGTTGAAGAACATCATTAG
- a CDS encoding ATP synthase subunit I translates to MFTSVDSNRKKLEHPSNENVQFPQSLNNSIIKESNSGIANQIDKLLSQNDEYTKLQLTIFGITFIVSILLASITGIFLGFTFGFSIFIGAIAGIFYLRLLAKSIGKLGKESSGVSKLQLLVPVCLFIFASKLGSLDIFPAMIGFFIYKPSLILYFSRS, encoded by the coding sequence ATGTTCACATCAGTGGACTCAAATAGAAAAAAACTTGAGCATCCTTCTAATGAGAATGTTCAATTTCCTCAATCCCTGAATAATTCGATCATCAAAGAAAGTAATTCTGGCATTGCCAATCAAATAGATAAATTGCTTTCTCAAAATGACGAATACACAAAATTGCAATTAACAATTTTTGGAATTACTTTTATTGTTTCTATTTTATTAGCCTCAATAACTGGAATTTTTCTAGGATTTACTTTTGGTTTTAGTATTTTTATAGGTGCAATAGCCGGTATTTTTTATCTACGTTTACTTGCAAAAAGTATAGGTAAACTTGGTAAAGAATCATCAGGTGTATCAAAATTGCAACTATTAGTTCCAGTTTGCCTCTTTATTTTTGCGAGCAAGCTAGGATCTTTGGATATTTTTCCTGCAATGATAGGTTTTTTCATTTACAAGCCTTCACTCATTCTTTATTTTTCACGTTCTTAA
- a CDS encoding FtsW/RodA/SpoVE family cell cycle protein has translation MEISREKIKYKRISKRKKTFSSNYNKNLSNLIDSIFPLPWTIWPYEAKILVVLIGIWSILGICILGSSSWWVASREMGNWAYFLKKQIIWTIPGIGLFYFVLNTNIRNLLKFSRIIFYILFFLIFLTNFTGITVNGSSRWLVLGNLRLQPSELIKPFLILEASNLFAHWNLVKNDKKLISIISFGLLILLILKQPNLSTASLTGILLWVMGLCGGVKLSSLFSFASIGFITGCISILNNEYQKLRVTSFINPWKDQQENGFQLVQSLLAIGSGGLFGEGFGLSIQKLQYLPFMYTDFIFAIFAEEFGLLGCTLFLGLLAVFSYISLRISLKCRNNYTKLVAIGCGVLLTGQSIMHIAVVTGSMPTTGLPLPFISYGGNSLIASFFIAGMLVRCSLESTGFIGMISTRKTLN, from the coding sequence TTGGAGATAAGTCGAGAAAAAATAAAATATAAAAGAATTTCTAAAAGAAAAAAAACCTTTAGTTCTAACTACAACAAAAATCTTAGCAATTTAATTGACTCTATATTTCCCTTACCTTGGACGATATGGCCTTATGAAGCAAAAATCCTCGTTGTCCTTATTGGAATTTGGTCAATATTAGGAATATGCATATTAGGATCATCAAGTTGGTGGGTGGCTAGTAGAGAAATGGGAAATTGGGCTTACTTCTTAAAAAAACAAATTATTTGGACAATTCCTGGAATTGGTCTTTTTTATTTCGTTCTTAATACCAACATTAGAAATCTTTTAAAGTTTTCAAGAATTATTTTTTATATTTTATTCTTTTTGATTTTCCTAACTAATTTTACTGGAATTACAGTTAATGGATCTTCAAGATGGCTAGTGCTTGGCAATTTACGTCTGCAGCCATCTGAATTAATTAAACCTTTTCTAATTTTGGAAGCTTCTAACCTTTTCGCACATTGGAATCTAGTAAAAAATGATAAAAAATTAATTTCAATAATATCCTTTGGTTTATTAATTTTATTAATACTAAAACAGCCTAATTTAAGTACTGCATCATTAACTGGAATTCTTCTTTGGGTAATGGGTTTATGTGGAGGTGTAAAACTTAGCTCTCTTTTCTCATTTGCTTCAATAGGATTCATTACTGGATGTATTAGCATCCTTAATAACGAATATCAAAAACTTAGAGTTACTTCATTTATAAATCCTTGGAAAGATCAACAGGAAAATGGATTTCAATTGGTTCAAAGTTTATTAGCTATTGGTTCAGGTGGTCTATTTGGCGAGGGTTTTGGATTGTCCATACAAAAATTACAGTATCTACCGTTCATGTATACAGATTTTATTTTTGCCATTTTTGCAGAAGAATTTGGTTTATTGGGGTGTACTTTATTCTTAGGATTGTTAGCAGTATTTTCATATATAAGCCTAAGAATTAGTCTTAAGTGCAGGAACAACTATACAAAATTAGTTGCTATCGGATGTGGTGTATTGTTGACAGGTCAATCAATAATGCATATTGCTGTAGTAACAGGTTCAATGCCTACTACAGGCTTACCACTTCCTTTCATTAGTTATGGTGGCAATTCATTAATAGCGTCTTTTTTTATTGCAGGGATGTTAGTGCGATGTTCATTAGAGTCAACAGGATTCATTGGTATGATTAGTACACGAAAGACTCTTAATTAG
- a CDS encoding cytochrome c biogenesis CcdA family protein, which yields MQNGLNNPGPFTIFLIFSAGLLTSLGPCSLSLLPVTIAYIGGTEKNKFKLISFSGGVVFSLVALGSASGFLGKIYGQIPSYYTSIVALIAIIMGLNLLGIVKFKFPNGPDFKIIEDKIPSFLAPFAIGTSFGLASSPCITPVLATLLVWVSQAKNPTISIIFLFFFGIGQVTPLIVAGATAENLKKFLELRKFSQIIPTLSGIFLVSLGLLNLFSNWI from the coding sequence ATGCAGAATGGTCTTAATAATCCTGGCCCATTTACTATATTTCTGATCTTCAGCGCAGGACTTTTAACGAGTCTGGGACCTTGTTCATTATCATTACTTCCAGTCACAATTGCTTATATAGGAGGAACAGAGAAAAATAAATTTAAACTTATTAGTTTTTCAGGAGGAGTTGTTTTTTCACTTGTTGCTCTGGGTTCTGCTAGTGGATTCTTAGGGAAGATATATGGACAAATTCCATCCTATTACACTTCGATTGTTGCCTTGATAGCAATAATAATGGGTTTAAATTTACTAGGAATTGTAAAATTTAAGTTTCCGAATGGGCCTGATTTTAAAATAATTGAAGATAAAATTCCATCCTTTCTGGCGCCATTTGCTATTGGAACTAGTTTTGGACTGGCCTCTTCACCTTGCATTACTCCAGTTTTAGCAACTCTTCTGGTATGGGTATCGCAAGCTAAAAACCCAACAATCTCTATTATTTTTTTATTTTTCTTTGGAATAGGCCAAGTAACTCCACTAATCGTTGCGGGAGCCACTGCAGAAAACTTAAAAAAATTTTTAGAGCTTAGAAAATTTAGTCAAATAATTCCTACTCTTAGTGGGATATTTTTAGTTTCCCTAGGATTATTAAATTTATTTTCAAATTGGATTTAG